The Naumovozyma dairenensis CBS 421 chromosome 8, complete genome genomic sequence AAGGGGGTTCAAGATTATAACTGATCCCCCATATTggtttttcaatttttctaCTTCTTTTGTATCGTTAGAGaggaaaaattgaatatctaAATCACCTTCATTGAACATTGTAGTTTTCCTTCTCAACCCACTCATCACATTATCAAATTCCTCATTAGAATATGTCTTCGGTTTATTCCTATCTAATGATCGAACAGCTTCTACGAAAATTACTGTACCTATGATCCCcaataagaatattttcttgaaacctggatattctttatttagTTTCGGATCAATAGTGGATTCCTTACTTTTAACACCACTGTTGCAATTACTATTAGTTCTGGTAACGTATCTTCTCGAAGATAGTCTTGATAATATGGGTGATATTTGCTTCAGACCAATACCTTTAGTATATGAAAGAGGTCTAACAAtttttgatgataataaaattggCTGTATCCCAAGTTGGGGTCTCCCCAAAACATATCTTAATTCCAACATTGTCACtatttaattgatataATAGTATGGGATGTTCTTATCCTGTAGTTTATTAACGTTTTGTCTCATGGTCCCTCTTGTTTGTATGTTTTCTTGTATATATAGAGGACACTTTTAGCATATCGGGATTTTTCATTACaattacaagaacaagaacaagagtAAGAACAAGAAGGTTTTACAGTCATTTATTCTGGACACAAATACACGAAATAAATTCTGGGAGCAGATAGATTAGCCGAGGATTATCAAAGATGTCATTAAACAGATTAGCCAACACATGTGCCCACCTTCAAAACTGTTCAAGGGTGAGAACTACCTTGACCTCTATTCCATACACTCAACTACAACTCCAATTTGCATACACATTATACAAGCAAGGTTTCATTTCCTCGTTACAGAAGGGTAGTACCAATGGTCCTGACACCTCGTATGTGGAGGTCACTCCGGATAATATCTCATCCAGGAGGCTTTGGATCGGTTTGAAATATAGAGATAATAAACCTGTGTTGAGTTCTTGTCAATTGATATCAAAACCTAAATTGAGGATTACATTGCAAGTAAGGGAAATGAAACTTATTTGTTCAGGGAAATCAGTTAGACAAATTAAACCTTTACAACCTGGTGAATTGATGCTGGTTCGTACACAGGGAACCGTTATGGACATTAATGAAGcta encodes the following:
- the AIM36 gene encoding Aim36p (similar to Saccharomyces cerevisiae YMR157C; ancestral locus Anc_2.358); translation: MLELRYVLGRPQLGIQPILLSSKIVRPLSYTKGIGLKQISPILSRLSSRRYVTRTNSNCNSGVKSKESTIDPKLNKEYPGFKKIFLLGIIGTVIFVEAVRSLDRNKPKTYSNEEFDNVMSGLRRKTTMFNEGDLDIQFFLSNDTKEVEKLKNQYGGSVIILNPLDVAEYYRMNPNDQYEPLLNEIYDQFKDESYIEHLPLGMLVMLIGRYMNDGFKLGNNHSKIIIVNFPKDIKDAIKFENEIAVVSKILIPKDSELINTDICKYYEGVDKVEKI
- the MRPS8 gene encoding mitochondrial 37S ribosomal protein uS8m (similar to Saccharomyces cerevisiae MRPS8 (YMR158W); ancestral locus Anc_2.357): MSLNRLANTCAHLQNCSRVRTTLTSIPYTQLQLQFAYTLYKQGFISSLQKGSTNGPDTSYVEVTPDNISSRRLWIGLKYRDNKPVLSSCQLISKPKLRITLQVREMKLICSGKSVRQIKPLQPGELMLVRTQGTVMDINEAISRNFGGEILCRIK